CCTCCTCCCTCCTTTGTAATAAAAGGAAGTGAGACTGTTGACTCAACAGTGCCATAATACGctgcagagaggaaaaagaaggCAGGGACCGAGCAAACCGTGACGGCGCACATTTCTGCAgccgggggggggagaggggcagtGTGATGAAACCGTGACTTAGCGAAATGACCGCTCACACGAATCACATGGGCGTGTTTTCTCTTTTGTCTTCTGCTACACAGTAGTTCCATTTCTGTTTGGGTTTAGTGTCTGGTTGTTTTCGGGAAGCTGACACACGAAATTGCCTATAAAGAGAGTTCACACGACTGTTTAAAACAACCAAATAAACTGCATTTGTTTTCTGACATTAGTGAAGATTAGAAGTTTGGCAATTGCATTTAAAAGTAACTAATGCAAAATGAATATCATTTAACTGTATAAAGCATTTCTATATTTCATGTTTTGATGTTTTTAAAGAAAGATCTCCACATCCCTGTTCTGTCGGCTTTTTGATTGTTTATCTGACATTAGTACTTATGGGCTATAAAACATTAATGTGCCAAGTTAAATTAAACTGATCAATAGGTGCTTCCACGCTGCAGGTGATAATGAAGCATAAAATTACTTTTTACAGGCTGATTAAGTGTCCGCAGCGCCGTTTTGTCTGGCGCTGAGATTCAccgagattaaaaaaaaaaggtctgtGACTTTAAATCTCTACCATGACGCAGCATTAAGGGAGGGAGCTGAAGGCGTGGGgagaggaaaggggggggggtgaaaccgTGACTCGGCAAAAGCTACCAGAGGCAGGGGAAGGAGGCGGGCCGTGTTCGGGCTGGTAGCTGCATTGATCTAACAAGTTCGTCTTTCTCTGTCATGTATACTTCACTATAACTAAATATTGTATTTGAAACCTCATATCTACAGTCATAAGCCGATTGGATCTACGACTTGCCATCAACCTAGTTTGCTATTTAAAAAGAGACgtttttgtttatatttatttaaggGAGGTTTATTGTTAAACGTTTATTTGATTTAGAACCAGCTGTTAGTTTCTGTATCTATCTGCACGGTTTGCAATGCGTCCTTTTTTAACAAAGAGCTGCCGGATACAGGCCCATACGATACGGATTTTGCCGTTTAAAAACACAGGCTACATGTGAAATAAACCACCGTTCAGTATTTCCGTGAAGCTAAACTGTAAAAGCAACGATGTCACCGGTATATAAGCACATGGAAAACTTCATCTCCCTTTTCCTTGCAAAAAAATGCCTATGCTAGGcgtacaaagaaaaaaaaaccgccAGCGGCAATCACAAAtgatgttttttgttaaaatgaTGTATTCTGACATACCTGCTTCTTCTTGTTTGATCGGGTGTGAAGCCTGTCCCGTGATCTTGCCCTGAGCCAATGGTACAATCTCTCAATCTCATTTAAACAGGGCAGTGATTATTGCTTACTGGCGTGGCTGCACGATTGTGGATAAAATATGAGTCAGGATGTTTTCCCCACTCGGGATTTAAATCGAGATTTTCCCTCACGATTCTTTaacaatatatttttctcttttaTTGGAACAGTAACATTTCTGTTGCATTACCGAAAAGGCGCAGTCAAAATTTTTAACAAGCAACTGATTCCCAATTTATTGTTTTTACGACTAATTCGTAATGTTAAaacgaaaaaaatacacaagtaAATGTAACCCCTTTTTTGTAGGAGCACAACGTTATTGCTCTAACGGGttgaaaaaaatgtactgtagcTGTACCGGAAGGGCCGTATCAACTGACTGAATCATTTTGTTCTTGTTTTCGAAGCTTTTTCCTTTCACCTTGTCGGACATATTAGATTTCCTTTGAGATCTACCGCTTTTCCTGTGTTTGGTTCGTCTCGTTCTGTAACGCAGAATAAGATCGCATAATGTGTCTCTTGGGGGGTTGTCGTCGTTGCCAGCGTTATGACAAGTGGTTTTGGGTCCcgattatcgtttttttttttactgcccaTGGCTCTTGTTGGCTACCATCTTATATAGTGTTTTTCGCTTCGATATcttccctggtggtctagtggttaggattcggcgctctcaccgccgcggcccgggttcgattcccggtcagggaatgAAAGTTTTTCACGTGTTTCAGCACTTTCCTCCGGGATTAATGAAGTCTTCTGATAGATGTCGTTTGTGGAATGATGGTCCTCATTACCTGCAGTCCCACATCTGAGGTACAGGATTAGTTCTTAAGTTTGACCGAGTATATTCCACATTTGTCTTTCAGCCCCACTTCTGGTTTCCTAGTTCCTGGTTTTCCCGCCCTCTGCACTTGTCTGTTTTTTGCGCACCTCATCTGAGTGCCGTCCATGCAGGGTAAAGTATAACCAACATAGTTGTTTATATCAGCTGTTGTCTAGTTTACACAATGTTAAATGTCAAACATGGGTAAAGAGACTTATTTTTATCTGGTCCTTCCAAGGTAAATTAGCCTTTTTGCTTTTCAGTTCTGAGATATTGTTACGGATGTGAAAAAGGGAAATTAATCTTTGGAGTTCTGAAGTTCATGTATACTTGTATGTAAATTGTCAGTACACTTAATGTACTACAGTTTTTTAAAGTTATTTACTTATATTTTTTCATAGTTCAATAATGTGGCCTTATGTTGTTTCAACTTCCATGAGAAAATTGATGTACCAggtgcagcatggtggtgcagtggttagcactgttgcatcacacctctgggacccaggttcgagtctctgcctgggttacacgtGTAtggagtccaaagacatgctgagtctaattggagttactaaattgcccataggagtgtatgtgtgagtgcaccctgtgatgggctggccccccgtcctgggttgttccctgcctcattcccataggctccggaccccccgtgacccagaaggataagcagtttgaaaaatggatggatagaatttATGTACCACTGAGGAACTTTACTGGGATGATTAATGTGAACCTTAACCGTTTATTTCTGTTGGTCTGGTGGATAACCACAGAAAAAAATTGTGCAAGAAATTGCACTACGACTTTTCACCCGCAGGGGGAGTGCAAGAGCTTGATGACTACAGGCCAGGGAGAATGCCTGAGGTACAGTTTACATGGAGATGAGGGGGGAATCTAAGCATCAGCTAAAAGAGAATAAAATAACAGTAAGCCTTAAAGCTAACGAGACTCGTACTGGACCTTGGAATGAGGCCAGTTCACATGTAGATATTGGGACAGTTTCAGGTACTTTTAATAAACGTGGTGCTAATGTGAAACAACGAATTAAATAGATAAACAGCCAGATATACCCCAATGGTAAATCACCAGattatttataataaaacaCTGGTTACATGCTGTAGCATACCTAGAAAGTACGTCGTTTGGTACTTTCAGTATGAAGAAATGACGGACCCTGCGTAGATTTTGCTCCGAGCAGGGGATGCTCGACGGTAGTTTTTGGCGCCTCTAAAAAGTACTGAACCTCCATGCCCCCCCAGCACCCTTGGTTATATGTGTAACTTAGTGGCGTATCTGTATTCTCCTGTATTGATCTTGCGGTCAATTACAAAACATGTCGCAGAGTGCTTCTTTTCCTGTTAATAACATTTACATTCTTCAATACAAATAGAAAATTTGTAGTATTAAGAGCCTTTACTATCTCCCCTTTGTAACAATATGGCTAATCATTAAAATGTACTTCCAAAGTTTCATTCATGTTTTTCCTTTTAATTATCAAATGTATTTTCTGGTTATAAATACGTATGGATGCCCAGGAGGGGAAAGATGTCTGTGTATAAGTCTAACAGAATATGGTTTAGGAAACATCCATTTATTACTTGATACATCACTTTACAACAACTTTTTGGTTAAGATTATGACTGATCCAGTGAACAATGCAAACTGCGACTAAGACACAAATTATGAGTACAGAGTCAAAGCATGACTTTTTTGTCATAAGCGCAGgaatttatattaaaattacgTGAAATTCAACGAGCAGTGCTGGTGAGGctggccgaacccctcccagggcATCGCGCTCGCTCCCTCCCTCCGTCTCCATGCGCAGCCATTTGTTTACCGATGAATACAAAGATGGCGGCTGCCGGCGCGTAAACTGGAACGCTGCTAAGGTAATAGCTTGATTTAATATGGACCTTCGCATCCCTCGTTCCTGGCCGCCGCTGGCCTCGGCGTGGCCCGGAGCCACGCGCAGAATGTAAAACGGAGCACTAGGCGCGAAGCCCCGGGTTTGGTTTACTGGAGCCCCGTGTAGGCCTATTCCGCGCGGCGCCGAGCGGGCTAGAGTGGTCGGTCTTGACCGGGTAGGTGACGCTTCCGGTTCGCGGCGGCCGAGTCGGGAAGGACCGACCGGGCGAAAGGGGGTGTGTTTGTGTTCAAACGTAGGCGGGAAAAGGTGTAAACTCAATTAAATCCGCCACCGCTTTCCTTTATTTATCTTCTTTCGCTTAATCTGGTGGTGCTGTAAATCTCGAAACTATAGCTTAACGGGAGAAAAATACGAGCAGCTATGCAGAGAGATGCTGATCTCGGTCGCATGGCTTACATGACAGACGTGAACCCTACGATCAGCTGGGCGTTTGACAGTTTCGAGCCATTGATTATTCGGATAACGTCAAAGCGCAAGTTACCGTATTACATGTATTCTGCTAACGGCATTTTAATGTCTGTTCATGAGCTTGTTTGTGTTAATCGCAGTTTAATCACGTGTGGTCGGAAATAAATTTGCACCCGAGTATGTTAGAATTTCTGAGAACAAGAATGTTCTGAAATCTATTTGTTGAAATACTATTTATATTCCGGTAACGTAATTTGTTATGCAATTGGACCAGTATAAGTCAATGGTGTATATGATAGTCGTGTTGGTAATGAAAGAATATTATGGCTTTTTGTAAAACTTCGTCGTTACCCAACTTCTAAGCTAATAAGGTCTACTACTGTTTCCTCTCTCGAGTCAGTGAGGTAGAGACTGCCCGGATGCCGCTTTGAATGGGATCATGGCATTTGAGGAGATAAAGAAGAAAGGCTTGATCGGTAAGGGATCTGCCTTAACTGACATTCTTCACGCTTTCTGGTTTAAAAAGGCTTGTAGGCTTCATGCTTAAGgacagttatgacattggtgtGGCTCCGCCCTCCTTCCTTTGCCAGAGGTGTCAGGTATGGAGggggatgtgggtctggtagCAGGACGTAGTCAGAGAGAGAAGAGGAGATCTTACAAAGACCTGCTCCGAGAGGAGGAAGAGATTGCCGCTCAGGTGCGCAAGTCCGCCAAGAAACGGCCCAAGGTAAAGGGTGTGGGTTTTTCCATTGTTTTTTCCATTGTGTCTGTGCTCTGAGTTTTTCCtattaatgatttttttccctttccaTAATTGTGGATGTTGTGCTTTACTACAGCCATGcactgctttacctgcctgAGCTGATATTTTCTGACGTATCTGAGTTAAaagttttaaatgcatttaatgtgttTATTGGTTGCATTTTACCATCATTTCTCCTTTCAGGACTCTGAACTGTTTCTACTGGGGGGGGAATCtcacaagaagaagaaaaagcaCTTTGATGAAGACTTTTTTTACAGAGGTGAGGGGCTGCTTTAGGCTGCTacgtacggggggggggggggggggacatggcaCATCTGGTGGTGGGAATTTAAATTGACTGAGATTAATTTGGCCCAAGGGTCCCtggtatatatttttgattttctGCTCCCTGATGTTCTAAAACATCTTCCGCAGACCTCCAAGGATCTGGCCCCCCAGTGCACAAAAAGAAACGCAAGTCCTCCGACGGCTCCCTGTCTCTGTCCtcctcctcccaccccccccactctaCAGACACTGCCATGGGTCTCCTGCAGGCCATCACCTCCCCGATGGCCACGGGCTCCGAGCCCAACCCGCACCtacacaagaagccctcctacCCCCCATCGTCCTCTCATTCCTCCTCCAAGGAGCGGAGGCGCGAGGGAGGGCATGGAACCAGCAAGAGCCACTCTTCTTCCCACTCCCGCTCATTCTCATCATCGTCATCCTCTTCTAAAAAGCACTCCTCTAAATCGACACTGTATCTAAGCGGGGGTggtaagagcagcaacagcagcacgGGGGTGGGCGAGCCCCTGACCCTCAGGGAGGCGGAGGGCCTGAAGATGAAGCTCATCCTTTCACCGAAGGAGAAGGGCGAAGGAGGCACATCTGAGGGATTCCCGTTCCCGCCACActcttcctcatcctcctcagCCTCCTCCGGTGCTAAGAAAGGGAGCTCAAAGAAGGAGAAGGACAGAGACAGGATGCTactgtccaagtcccccaagaAGAGGCAGCAGAGCAGGGATCCACTTCctgtggtgggggaggaagtggAGCTGGAAGGTAATCATGCTCCTCACTGATACCCACCTCCCACACCACCTCCACacaattatttgtatttatttatataagttCAAATTCTACTAAACCACATTGGGTTATGAGTGACTTGAAAAAGTTGAATCTTCCCCTTTTCAGACTTATTTTTATGTGCAGGCTATTCATCAAAACCTGTCAGCATCGCGTTTGAATGTTCAGGCATAGCATTTTTACtcatttttttcaattttactGAATTCAAACAGTGTTTTTTCTAATCTTGGGTATCAGATATTCATTTTCTGCTTGGTCTCACTTTAGGTGAAATGTTCCGCCTTTTGTAAATAATGTTTTAGTTTTACACTGTGATACTTGGACCTTTTAGCATCATGTGAATTGCTCTTTTACAATATTAAAGTCATGGAGGTCTGCATTAACCTATCAGGGCACTATGGTGGAGCCCTTGGCTTGATGGGTGGAGAAACCTCTTCTTCAGGCGGTGAATTGGAGGCGGGCGAGCTGGTGATAGATGACTCGTACACTCAGCTAaccaaaaagaagaagaagagcaagaaaagcaagaagaaaaaggagaaagagagggatAGGGAGAAGGACAAAAGCGGAagagaaaaaaagcacaatcgAGTGGGTAGTAAAAAGGGTTTGTCAGGTGAGATGCCAGGCGTTGCGTGGACGAGCACGACATTCTGTGTTTTGTTTGCTCAGGTGTTATTGAGGTGTGTGCAAAAGATAATAAGCCCTGCCCCTGTTTCCTGTACAGGGACGTCTCTCCTCCTGTCTTCCGGGGAGGTTTCCCGAAGCCACGCCCATTCCCACgggtcagccaatcacagcacgGGAGTCGGGCTTTACGCGATGGCTTCTCCAGTCTCCGCTCACCACCACAGCGGTGAATCGCAGAgcgagaagaagaagaaaaaggagGATAAGGACAGGGAAAAGTTGGAGAGGGAAAAAGAGAAGGTCAGGAATGCGACAGGAAGTTTGGAATTGTATGTGCGTCGCCGTCTGCTCTCCGTATAAAGGTGTTCTTTTGTTTTGGCAGCCCAAGAAGAAAAACATGACTGCATACCAGGTGTTCTGTAAGGAGTACAGGGTGAACATCAATGCCGAGCAGCCAGGACTGGGTCTGTGTCCCTCACACTGCTTCCTGCCTCTGTCATGGTCACCATCACGGTTGCTCTCTGTTGAACCCCCGTAAATTGCATGTCAGATAAAACAATGAACCACGCAGAGAACAGAAAGATACCATGTGTTGTTTGGGGGGGCAAAAAGACAACGGATGTATATATGAAATATGCAGGTCTAATTTAGTTTGttcccgcgacccagaaggataagctggtttggaaaatggatggataattttgtttgttttgctgtCGGATGAAGTGTCGACAGGAGGGGAAATCTGCAGTAATAGATTACAATTCATGGAATTCATAAAagtttttaatacatttaatgTTCTGATTTATGTAAACACAATTTGTaaagtgttttgttttattgcaGTTTTCGGGGAGTTGAGTAAAAAACTCGCAGAGGTGTGGAAACAATTGCCTGAAAAAGACAAACAGGTTAGTTGTTTTGAAAGATGAAATAAGCCATTTTGCTGTGTTAGATTTACCATCAGTGGTCAGGCTGTCTCTTGATGTGACAGTTTTTGAGCTGctttttgtatattttaataCGACTACAATTCAGCCCAGTATACTTCCATCCTAAATAAATCAGTACAACAGTTCAAACATTGAATATCGACATGTGATCAGACTGCTGACTGTTTCTCCCCGCTGCTCTTCAGGTGTGGAGACAGAAAGCTCAGTATCTGCAACACAAGCAGAACAAAGCAGAAGCTACAACAGTCAAGCGCAAGATCTCGGGGTCTGAAGGCAGCAAAGTCAAAGGTGATCATGAGCACTCAGGCGCATCGGCGGCCCAGTGACCCATCAACCATCAGCCAGCCTTTTAGGGGAATGTTGCTTATTTCGCTTAATGGGGAAGTTCAAGCCACAGGATAGAGATTAAAAACATTTTCGTaggtggaaaaaaaactgtttaattGGCAACCCTCTACTAGAGGTTCAGCATTTTTGTCCCGAAGTCTATTTCCCTGACCTGTAGAAATGTCATAGAAATATGTGACCATATGGTTTCAGAAAGAGAGCACAGAGTAAGTGTGCCGTCCCCTGTCCTCTGTCCCCTTCCCCAGGCCCACTGAAGGGGAcagcaggaggaagcggagggggATCAGTTGTTCTGTCCCCCAATCGAACCTCCGTGGGTGTGTCCCTGTCTCCTGCACGTGTCCCAGAAGTGGACCCCATTGACGCTGCCGCTCACCTGCAGTTGCTGGGAGAGTCTCTCTCGCTCATTGGGCATCGGCTACAGGAGACAGAGGCTAGTATATGTCATAGAAGACCAGAgcatatttgggggggggggggggggggttagcaaGTTTGTTtgctgatattttagtcaaataTGATGGCAAAACAGCACAAGAAACATGTTTAATGTTAAGTCTGGGATCTTGCATCTGTTGTAAGTTTTAACTTGCCGCAGTGATGTTGCCACAGAAACACTGGGAAGGGACTAAGCGCGTGTCCTCCTCCTCGGTGTCCCCCAGGGCATGGTGGCCGTGTCGGGCAGCCTGTCCGTTTTGCTGGACTCCATCCTGTGTGCCCTGGGACCCCTGACCTGTCTCACCGCCCAGGTCCCAGAACTGAACGGCTGTCCGCGGCGCGTGCTGGTGGGACGTcgaccgtctctctctctcaccaccTTTTTTCATTTTCCCATCTTCTCAATTTACCCAACTTACATAAATCTGGATTTAGGCAATAAATATCCAAGATgcatccccccacagtccaaaaacatgctgaggctaactggagttgctaaattgcccataggtgtgcatgtgtgagtgactggtgtgtgagtgtgccctgcgatgggctggccccccatcctgggttgttccctgcctcgtgcccattgcttccgggataggctccggaccccccgcaacccagtaggataagcggtttggaaaatggatggatggatggatggatggatatccaaGATGCATAGTTAATGGAAGTACTAACACTGAAAATATGTCTAAACTTTCTAATCTTTTCATTTGTGTAATATGTGCTCTTTAGTATACATTACTGGTAAATTGTTGGGTAATGAGTGTTTTGCTATTAGGttttgcttgggggggggggggggggggggtaaatccgACATGCGTAAAATTTGATTTGCTTAAGGGTCTGTGGATCGGATGGCTTGTATGAGGCAAGAACTGCCTGTATATCTAAATTTCTCCCTCCTTCACGAAGTGAAAGACCTATTTGCTCATACTTCCCTGTGAGAGTCCAAGCCTTTAattcctgtttctctctgttctCTTTCAGTCCAACACTCTGGACAACATTGCCTACGTGATGCCAGGACTGTGAGGACCATGGGGGATCCCCGACAGTGCCAGGCAGGAAGTGGTACCATGGCGACGGAGCGTGCCCACCTgacacctcggggggggggcaggcagcacGTCCTAAGGACCAGCTTGGAGTCACGGTCCAGCTTTGGATACATGTGGACAGTTGTAGTTTTAACTTTGCTTTTAATCGCTTGTTTCtgtctttttaattttttgttttattactgtttttttccaaTTAAACCTATTTTAgtgaatatttttaaatagcCGTGAATAACGTTTTTATTTgttaaactgtgtgtgtgtgtccttcttGTTCTCCTGTCAGTGAAGACCAGCAACAGCAGCGTAGTTCCCCTGAAGTGTAATATTGATACACAACACATGATACACGGTTACCCTCCAAATATTATATTACCATCTTGATAAGAGCCCTTGTCTGTGGCACGTGATCATTA
The sequence above is a segment of the Brienomyrus brachyistius isolate T26 chromosome 5, BBRACH_0.4, whole genome shotgun sequence genome. Coding sequences within it:
- the hmgxb4a gene encoding HMG domain-containing protein 4a isoform X3 produces the protein MAFEEIKKKGLIEVSGMEGDVGLVAGRSQREKRRSYKDLLREEEEIAAQVRKSAKKRPKDSELFLLGGESHKKKKKHFDEDFFYRDLQGSGPPVHKKKRKSSDGSLSLSSSSHPPHSTDTAMGLLQAITSPMATGSEPNPHLHKKPSYPPSSSHSSSKERRREGGHGTSKSHSSSHSRSFSSSSSSSKKHSSKSTLYLSGGGKSSNSSTGVGEPLTLREAEGLKMKLILSPKEKGEGGTSEGFPFPPHSSSSSSASSGAKKGSSKKEKDRDRMLLSKSPKKRQQSRDPLPVVGEEVELEGGELEAGELVIDDSYTQLTKKKKKSKKSKKKKEKERDREKDKSGREKKHNRVGSKKGLSGTSLLLSSGEVSRSHAHSHGSANHSTGVGLYAMASPVSAHHHSGESQSEKKKKKEDKDREKLEREKEKPKKKNMTAYQVFCKEYRVNINAEQPGLVFGELSKKLAEVWKQLPEKDKQVWRQKAQYLQHKQNKAEATTVKRKISGSEGSKVKGPLKGTAGGSGGGSVVLSPNRTSVGVSLSPARVPEVDPIDAAAHLQLLGESLSLIGHRLQETEGMVAVSGSLSVLLDSILCALGPLTCLTAQVPELNGCPRRVLSNTLDNIAYVMPGL
- the hmgxb4a gene encoding HMG domain-containing protein 4a isoform X1; translation: MAFEEIKKKGLIEVSGMEGDVGLVAGRSQREKRRSYKDLLREEEEIAAQVRKSAKKRPKDSELFLLGGESHKKKKKHFDEDFFYRDLQGSGPPVHKKKRKSSDGSLSLSSSSHPPHSTDTAMGLLQAITSPMATGSEPNPHLHKKPSYPPSSSHSSSKERRREGGHGTSKSHSSSHSRSFSSSSSSSKKHSSKSTLYLSGGGKSSNSSTGVGEPLTLREAEGLKMKLILSPKEKGEGGTSEGFPFPPHSSSSSSASSGAKKGSSKKEKDRDRMLLSKSPKKRQQSRDPLPVVGEEVELEGHYGGALGLMGGETSSSGGELEAGELVIDDSYTQLTKKKKKSKKSKKKKEKERDREKDKSGREKKHNRVGSKKGLSGTSLLLSSGEVSRSHAHSHGSANHSTGVGLYAMASPVSAHHHSGESQSEKKKKKEDKDREKLEREKEKPKKKNMTAYQVFCKEYRVNINAEQPGLVFGELSKKLAEVWKQLPEKDKQVWRQKAQYLQHKQNKAEATTVKRKISGSEGSKVKGPLKGTAGGSGGGSVVLSPNRTSVGVSLSPARVPEVDPIDAAAHLQLLGESLSLIGHRLQETEGMVAVSGSLSVLLDSILCALGPLTCLTAQVPELNGCPRRVLSNTLDNIAYVMPGL
- the hmgxb4a gene encoding HMG domain-containing protein 4a isoform X2, translated to MAFEEIKKKGLIEVSGMEGDVGLVAGRSQREKRRSYKDLLREEEEIAAQDSELFLLGGESHKKKKKHFDEDFFYRDLQGSGPPVHKKKRKSSDGSLSLSSSSHPPHSTDTAMGLLQAITSPMATGSEPNPHLHKKPSYPPSSSHSSSKERRREGGHGTSKSHSSSHSRSFSSSSSSSKKHSSKSTLYLSGGGKSSNSSTGVGEPLTLREAEGLKMKLILSPKEKGEGGTSEGFPFPPHSSSSSSASSGAKKGSSKKEKDRDRMLLSKSPKKRQQSRDPLPVVGEEVELEGHYGGALGLMGGETSSSGGELEAGELVIDDSYTQLTKKKKKSKKSKKKKEKERDREKDKSGREKKHNRVGSKKGLSGTSLLLSSGEVSRSHAHSHGSANHSTGVGLYAMASPVSAHHHSGESQSEKKKKKEDKDREKLEREKEKPKKKNMTAYQVFCKEYRVNINAEQPGLVFGELSKKLAEVWKQLPEKDKQVWRQKAQYLQHKQNKAEATTVKRKISGSEGSKVKGPLKGTAGGSGGGSVVLSPNRTSVGVSLSPARVPEVDPIDAAAHLQLLGESLSLIGHRLQETEGMVAVSGSLSVLLDSILCALGPLTCLTAQVPELNGCPRRVLSNTLDNIAYVMPGL